From one Plasmodium chabaudi chabaudi strain AS genome assembly, chromosome: 4 genomic stretch:
- a CDS encoding elongation factor (EF-TS), putative, producing the protein MRYSLFLEFFFVFVLTCSLDVICYKRTSSLNLVTDIKQIKNKSIHKRNRLYSSNENLKRLKYIREVTNASIQVCNDALKECNNDVDKAIELVRKNTKNGSFISTSVKTQKEGLICSDIMDDKIVLIELLTDSDFVARNNKFVTFLKNISKLCLHNEIIPPNIDVNDSVENFDTSLVAIDKIMQSPYTNSNGEINGTVSEELNYLRNIFREDIKIGRFSKYIKKNENEFLHYYIHNIVDGNNVGLSGVMLVIEIDNLNEKLKTKEKDIISFANDLCMHIISAKPVSVSIDKVNQNVVKKEMDIIRDSLKDLNKPENIITNMINGKMKKFYSNVVLLEQEYMLDDTKRKVSQVIKDFSKNNDLTINVKHFDNFIVGEKNILV; encoded by the exons ATGAGATATTCGCTATTTttggaatttttttttgtttttgttttgaCTTGTTCGTTAGATGTAATATGTTATAAGAGGACGAGTAGTTTAAACTTAGTAACGGATATTAAacagataaaaaataaaagtattcATAAAAGAAATCGGTTATATTCCtctaatgaaaatttaaaacgattaaaatatatcagaGAAGTTACAAATGCAAGTATTCAAGTGTGTAATGATGCGTTGAAAGAATGTAATAATGATGTTGATAAGGCTATAGAACTGGTTAGGAAAAATACGAAGAATGGGAGCTTTATATCTACAAGTGTTAAAACCCAAAAAGAAGGTTTGATATGTTCCGATATTATGGATGATAAAATAGTTTTAATTGAATTATTAACAGATTCAGATTTTGTAGctagaaataataaatttgttacttttcttaaaaatatatcaaaactTTGTTTACACAATGAAATCATTCCACCAAATATTGACGTAAATGATTCAGtagaaaattttgataCCTCTTTAGTTGCtattgataaaattatgcaATCACCATATACAAATTCAAATGGTGAAATAAATGGAACTGTTTCTGaagaattaaattatttaagaaatatatttcgtGAAGATATAAAGATTGGGcgattttcaaaatatattaaaaaaaatgaaaatgaatttttacattattatattcataatatagTTGATGGAAATAATGTTGGTTTATCTGGGGTTATGTTAGTTATAGAAATAgacaatttaaatgaaaaattaaaaacaaaagaaaaagatattATTAGCTTTGCAAATGatttatgtatgcatataatatcaGCAAAACCTGTTAGTGTTTCTATTGATAAAGTAAATCAAAATgttgtaaaaaaagaaatggaTATTATTCGAGATTCGTTAAAAGATTTAAATAAACccgaaaatattattacaaatatGATCAAcggaaaaatgaaaaaattttacaGCAATGTAGTACTACTCGAGCAG gaATACATGCTCGATGATACGAAGCGAAAAGTGTCACAAGTTATCAAagatttttcaaaaaataatgatttgacaataaatgtaaagcattttgataattttatagtcggggaaaaaaatattttagtgTGA